Genomic DNA from Bifidobacterium sp. ESL0769:
AAGTCCGCAACATGAGCTACATGTTCCAGGGCGACACCGTCCTGACCACCCTCAACCTCTCCGGCTGGGGCTTCCAGGCCGTCACCAACACAGACTACATGTTCCAGAGCACTCCCCTCCTGACGGCGGTGAGGACGGCGGGGTGGACCGGCGGGTTCTCCACCGGCCTGGCCGCCCTCAGGACGATTGCGAACCTGAAGAGCCTGGACCTGTCCACCTGGAACACCGGCACCGTGACCAGCATGCGCAACTGGCTCTCCAGCTTCCCGAACCTGACCAGCGTGGACGTGTCCGGGTGGGACACCAGCAAAACCGCCGACATGTACACCCTGTTCAACAACAACCCGAAGCTCGAGACCATCACCGGGCTGAACACCTGGACCAGCAACGGGCCCGCCTCCGGCGTCAACATGTTCGGCATGCTCGCCAACAACCCGAAGCTCACGGCCGTCAACCTCACCGGCTTCGACACCGGCCACGCCACCGACATGAGCCTCATGTTCCAGAACGACACCGGCCTGACCACCCTCAACCTCTCCGGCTGGGACACCGGCCACGCCACCGACATGAACCAGATGTTCTACAACGACACCGGCCTGACCACCCTCAACCTCTCCGGCTGGGACACCAGCAAAGTCCGCAACATGAGCTACATGTTCCAGGGCGACACCGTCCTGACCACCCTCAACCTCTCCGGCTGGGGCTTCCAGGCCGTCACCAACACAGACTACATGTTCCAGAGCACTCCCCTCCTGACGGCGGTGAGGACGGCGGGGTGGACCGGCGGGTTCTCCACCGGCCTGGCCGCCCTCAGGACGATTGCGAACCTGAAGAGCCTGGACCTGTCCACCTGGAACACCGGCACCGTGACCAGCATGCGCAACTGGCTCTCCAGCTTCCCGAACCTGACCAGCGTGGACGTGTCCGGGTGGGACACCGGCCGCGTCGCCGACATGTACGGCATGTTCCAAGGCAACGCGAAGCTCGAGACCATCACCGGGCTGAACACCTGGGCCCGCAACGGGCCCGACACCGGCGTCAGCATGACCAGCATGTTCTACAACGACCCGAAGCTCACGGCCATCAACCTCACCGGCTTCGACACCAGCCACACCACCGAGATGGCCAACATGTTCTACAACGACACCGCCCTGACCACCCTGGACCTGTCCGGCTGGGACACCAGCCGGGTCACCACCATGGGCTACATGTTCTACGGCGACACCGGCCTCACCACCCTCGACCTGTCCGGCTGGGGCTTCCAGTCCATCACCACCGGCGCCGGCTACAACCAGATGCTGCCGAATGGGTTGCGGATGCTAGAGCTCGGCAAAAAACCAAGTTGACAACCGACGCATTCGCCGTGGTATCGCCGTCGATCACATGGGACAGGCTCAGCGGGCCGGGTACAGATGCAACGGTGGCCGAGGAGTTCCCCAACACTGCGGCTTTGGCTGCACGCGTCTCCACTTCCTCGAATCCGGAGGGCATCTATGTCGACAGGACCCTGCCCGGCCTCATCCTCGAAGTCGATCCGAACGGGGGCACCACCGAGACCATGCCCATCATCGTCGACACCAGCACCGGGCCGAAGACGCTCACCGTGCCCCAAGCCGAAGTGCTGCGCACCAACAAGCCCCATAGCCTGTTCGACAAGTGGACCGACGACCAGGGCAACACCGTCGCGCAGAGGCAAGCCATCACTTTGAGGCAGGGTGAGTATTCGCCCCGGCGCGTCATGGTTGTGCACGCCCAGTGGCGGGCCATCACCCCCCGCATCAGCACGCCCAAGACTCATGTGGCTTCCAATGGCGACACCACCTTCGATGTGACAGCCACCGACGCGTCCAAGCTCACCAGCGGTCTCAACCACGAATGGGACTGTAGCAACGGCACATGCACAGTAACCGGGGAATCAGTTGTTGGTTTGCAACCTAATCCAGGAGCACAATACTCGTTGACGGCCTCTTCAACGAACGTGACTGATCCAAACACCCACAACACCGTCTCCGGCGGAAGCGTAACACAAACAGGCTATCTGCCATACGCCAAAGTGGAGTTCAACGCGAATGGCGGCACCGGCGCTCCTACAGGCTTCACCGCGTTCGCCGACAGCACGAGCGGTCACACGGTGACGGCCATCTCCACCAGCTCCATCCCTACCAAGGGGCCACACGACGTGTTCACCGGATGGGCGGAAAATGCCGCCGCTTCCAATCCCGACGCGACGTATAACCCAGGCAAAACGCTGGCCGGCACCACCATCGCTGGAAAATCCACCACCCTCTATGCTATATGGCACACGGTTGCGGCGCCATCCATCAGCGCCTCCAGAAACGGAGACAACACCGTCTCGCTGACAGCCACAAGCAAACCAATGGCGATGGGCGACAAAATCCACTATTGCATCCAACTCACGGCCGGCGGCACGCAGAGCTGCTGGGACGATACCGTAGGCGCAGGCACCTGGGATGGGAACACCACTCACCAGTCCACTCACATCATCCCACAAGCCGATATACCGCGGAAAGGACACTACGATCTCAGCGCCACGCTGACCACCAGCGACCCGTGGCGGACAGCGGGTAGCGTCGTCACCAGCGCAACCACCGAGACGAGCGTTCTTATCCAAGGCCTGTATGCGCATGCACTTCCCTTCACCGGCGGGCCAAGATGGCGAATGTTCCTACTCTTGCTCGCCATTGGCATCATGCTCATCGCGACCAAGTGGCTTCACGACCAAAAGCAGCGGACTGCCATAAGCAGCCGAGACTGGCGGCGCCACTAAACAACACTTCCCGTTCTGACTCGGATATCATTAGCTAGGTCAAGACGGGAACCCCAACCGGGTGTCAGCGCGCTAACCAACACAACCAACAACAAACCCACGCGCTGGCACCCACATACTTTGCGGTTGATTACTTTGCGTGATTCATAAACACAATCTCGCTATGAGGAGCTATTGCTTCCCATAGCGAGATTGTGTTTTTTAGTCGATTGTATTATTCGGTGGAATCACTCAACTGAGTTGTCCGGCACCTCGATGCCGTTGCCGAATTTGACATCGCGGGCGGCGGCGACCTTGTCGGGCAGGCCGTAAATCGAGATGAATCCGTTGGAGGCGTTCTGGTCATAGGTGTCGCCGGAATCGTAGGTGGCGAGCTTGTAGTCGTAGAGCGAAGAGTCGCTGCGACGACCGGTGACCACGGCGCGTCCTCCGTGCATGACCATGCGAATCTCGCCGGAGACGTAGCGCTGCGTGTCTTCGATGAAGGCATTGAGCGAACGAACCGCGGGCGAGAACCACTGTGCGTCGTAGACCAGTTCGGCCCAGCGCTTGTCGATGTCGCGCTTGATACGATGCTGTTCACGTTCGAGGCAGCAGTTTTCAAGCTCTTCGTGCGCTGCGATGAGCGCCACGGCGCCGGGAGCTTCGTAGAGCTCACGGGACTTGATACCGACCAGACGATCTTCAATAATGTCGATGCGGCCGATGCCCTGAGCCCCGGCGCGGCGGTTCATCTCTTCAATGGCCTGCAGCGGAGTGACATCCTTGCCGTCAATCTTGACGGGCACACCCTGCTTGAATTCGATGACGACCTCGTCCTCGACCGGCGGGAACGCCGGATCGTCGGTGTAGGTATAGCAGTCCTTGGTCGGGCCGTTCCACGGATCCTCGAGGAAGCCGGTTTCAATGGCACGGCCCCAGACGTTCTGGTCGATGGAATACGGGCTCTTTTCGGTCTGGGTGATCGGCAGCTTGTGATCCTTGGCAAACTGAATCTCGACATCGCGGGTCAGCGAAAGGTCGCGAATCGGGCTGATGGCCTTCAGGTTCGGGTCGATCGAGGCGATGGAGACCTCGAAGCGCACCTGGTCGTTGCCCTTGCCGGTGCAACCGTGCGAAATGGTATCGGCACCGAACTGGTGGGCGGCACGCACGAGGTGCTTTGAGATCAAAGGACGGGAAATGGCGGAAACCAGCGGATAGACGCCTTCGTACTTGGCGTTGGCCTTGAGCGCCAGCATGCAGTATTCCTTGGCGAATTCCTCGCGAGCATCGACGACATACGCCTCGACGGCACCGCAAGCCAACGCACGCTGACGGATGGTTTCAAGGCTTTCGCCGCCCTGACCGACGTCCAATGAAACGGCGACGACGTCCTTGCCGGTGCGCTCCTTCAAGTACGGAATGGCCACGGAGGTATCGAGACCTCCGGAATATGCGAGTACAATGCGGTTCTTATCGCTCATGACAGCCCTTTCTTCAAAGCTTTATACAATTATATATACACGGTTTCGTATAAATATTCAATCAGAATGCTACTGTGTCCAAACTATGAGACAGCACTCGAGAGAAAATATCAATACTTTTTCTATCGAATCGTTATTCTCTAATTTCTTGCGGTACCTTGACCCCGCGAAACAATGTCAAGCAGCCATTGCACGCGTCCGGCGGCGGCTTCGTCGTCATCGCAGACCAGAAGCACCGTATCGTCACCGGCGACCGTTCCCAAAATCCCGTCAATCGGCTGCTTATCGATGACGCTGGCCATGTATTGAGCCGCGCCGGAAGGCGTGTGGACGATGACCAGATTGCGTGCGGCCGCCGCGGAAGTAATCAATCCCGAAAGACCGCGTGAAAGCTGCTGATCGATTTTCTCGGCCGTAACGTCGTCGAATTCGGGCTCGACACCCAGCGTATAAGCCATTTCGCCGGTTTTCAGCCGCGTTTTGACCGCTTTCATCTCGTCCAGATCACGGCTGAGCGTAGCCTGGGTTACCTCGATGCCGCGTTTGGCAAGCAGACCAAGGAGCTGACCCTGCGAGGAGACCACGGCGTTGGAAAGAATCTCCTGGATTACGCTGAGCCTGGCCGTTCGGTTAGTCGGATGCTGGAGCTTGGTCTCCCCGACTTGTTCCTTATCTTGCAAATTGACTGCGGAAGCGGCCGAATCACGCTTGATATCGGCCGTAATATGACTACCTTCAGTATCGTTCATTTGAGCATTTCCTTGTCGTCTCGCAATGTTCCAATCAGCCAAGTCAGCAAAGCCTTCTGCGCATGAAGTCGGTTTTCGGCCTCTTCCCAGACCACCGATTGCGGGCCATCGATGACGCTTGAAGTGACTTCCTTGCCGCGGTAGGCCGGCAGACAATGCTGGAACAGCGCATCGGGCTTGGCGAGTTTCATCAGCTCGTCGTTGACCTGATAATCCCAGAACGGCTTGGAGCGCACGGCGTACTCGCTTTCCTCGCCCATCGAAACCCAGGTGTCGGTGAAGATGCAATCGGCGTCGGCCACGGCCTCACGCGGATCGGTGGTCACCAAAATCGAACCGCCGGTCTGCGCTGCTATTCGTTTGGCATCCTCAACGATCTGCGGGTCGGGAAGGAAACCTTGCGGGCCCGCCACACGCACGTTCATGCCTGCGGTCGCGCCTCCGAGCAGATAGGAGTTCGACATGTTGTTGGCCGCGTCGCCCAAGTAGGCGATGGTCTGGCCGGCAAGCGCGTCGACTCCCCCGCGATGCTGAGCGATGGTGAGGAAATCGGCGAGGATCTGGCAAGGATGGAACTGGTCGGTCAGGGCGTTGACGACGGGAACGGTGGCATATTTCGCCATCGTCTCCACGCGATCCTGGCCGAAGGTACGCCAGACGATGGCACTGGTCATCCGTGTGAGTACGCGTGCCGTATCCGCCACAGGTTCACCGCGGCCGAGCTGAGAGCCCGACTTGTCGATGACCAACGGATAGCCGCCAAGTTCGGCGACGCCCACCGAGAAGCTGGAACGCGTGCGGGTGCTGGGCTTGTCGAAAATCACCGCGACACCCTGAGGCCCCTCAAACGGGCGACGGTAATAGCGGTCTTTCCAGAACTTCATACCCAGTTCCAGAATTTCCTTCTGCTCGTCGTGGTTGACATCATCATCACGGAGCATATGCCGAAGTTGACCTGCCATAACCATCTCCTTTTACTGATTTGACTATTAAAATATACCGCATAAAACTGAAATATTACATTTTCTATCCACATATTGGTATATATGCTACAGACTGATTCGGCGTCGCAAAAAGCGAAGTAAACGCCACTAACAGAACGAATGCGACGCAAAAACGGGATTTTACGTCACAAAAGACCCAGTAGTCACCGCAACCAGAACAAATGCGACGCACAAACACAATTCTGCGTCGTAAAAGACCCAGTAGAATCAGCTAAGAGAGTCATCCGGAAGGTCTGCGGGGATTTGAGCGAGAATCGATACAGCCTCGTCAACGTCAGCACTGTTGACAATGAGTGGAGGGGCAAGGCGCAAAGCGTCCGGAGCCACCGCATTGACGATCAGCCCATGGTCGAGCGCCCAGTTCATGGCCGCGTGCGCACACGGATGCGCGAGCTGGATGGCGTTGAGCAGGCCGCGCCCGCGAACCGAAACGAACAGCGGGTTGCCGCAAGCCATGATGGCTTCGCGCAACTGCTGGCCCCGGGCTTCGGCGTTGGCCACCAGCCCGTCTTCCTCGATGACCTGCAGAGTCGTCAATCCGGCTGTAGTCGCCAGCGGGCCGCCGGCGAAGGTCGAACCGTGGAGTCCGGGCGAGAACAGTGATGCCAGCGGTTTGCCGAACGCGATCATCCCACCCATCGGGAAACCGCCGGCCACACCTTTGGCGAAGGTAATGATGTCGGGGGTGATGCCGCCGGAAAGGTCGTCGCGCTGGAAGGCGAACCATTTGCCGGTACGGCCGATTCCTGTTTGCACTTCGTCGATAATCATCAGCGCATGATGCTGGTCGCACAGTTTGCGAACACCTTTGACATACTCCGGGTCGAGCGGTCGCACGCCGGCCTCGCCCTGGATAAGTTCAAGCATCACGCCTGCCACCGGGCCAACGCCGTCTTTGCCGGTCTGATCAAACGCAGCCTGCATGGCGTCAAGGTCGCCGGCTTCCACGAATTGAACCGCCGGAAGCAGCGGGTTGTAAGGCTCGCGGATGGAAAGTTTCCACGTCGCGCTCAAAGCACCCATCGTGCGCCCGTGGAACCCCTTGGTCAGAGCGAGGATTCGGGCAGGTGCGCCGCCTTGCTCGGGGTCTGAACCGGGTAGCGTCTTGCCGTAAAGCTTGGCCATTTTCATCGCAGACTCGTTGCCTTCTGCTCCGGAATTTCCGAAATAGACGCGAGACCCTTCAGGCGCGCCGGAAATCTCCAACAGCTTTTCGGCCAGCTTGATCTGTGGAACGGAAGCGAAATAATTGCTGATATGCGCGACTTTCCCGGCCTGCTCGCTTACCGCCTTGACCCATTTTGGATGCGCATACCCAAGCGAATTGACGGCGATGCCCGCAAGAAAATCGAGATATTCATTACCGTCCACGTCCCATACATGCATGCCCTTGCCGTGGTCCATCACCCTCAGCGGAGTGCCAAAGGCGTGGGTGTGTACGTTTTCGTATTGGTTGATCCACTGCTCACTTTGCGGGCCGATTGACGTCGTTGCGCCGCCGCTGGCAACTTTGTTTGCATCTTGAGAATTCAGCATATGGTGATTGTCGTTGTTCATTATGTTGCACTTTCGAAGTTTGATTTTGTATTACTACGATATGGAAATGTCATTGACTTTCATTAAATCCACCAATATCTTTCATCACGAAATTGCGATGGCGCAAGGTATTTTCTATTCTCGTCGCAGCTTCATGCCGTCGCCGGGCACAACCATGGTGCCAATGCCGGCGCTGGTGAATACCTCGTTAAGGATCGAATGGGGCTGGCGGCCGTCGATGATATGCGCCCGCGGCACCCCGCCGTCCAGCGCACGCACACAGGCGCGCATCTTCGGTACCATGCCACTTTGCAATTTCGGCAAAACCTTGCGCAAACGGTCGACTCCGATGGAACTGATCAGCGAATTCTTGTCGGGCCAATCGGCGTAAAGGCCATCCACATCGGTGAGGATAACAAGCTTTCGGGCGTGCAAAGCCACGGCAAGTGCGGCAGCGGCAGAATCCGCATTGACATTGAAAACCTGCGTGGGATCGTCAGCATTTGGGGCAATCGAGGAGACCACGGGAATCCGGTTCTGCTCGATAAGGCTTTCCACCGCCGAAGGATTGACTTCCGTGACCTCTCCGACCAATCCAATGTCGGTTTCCACACCATCGATAACTGGGCGATAGCGTTTCGCACCGAATAGCGACCCGTCCTCGCCGGAAAGTCCGACGGCATGCGGGCCGTGGGCGTTGATGAGCCCAATGAGTTCGCGCGAGACGGAACCGGTCAGGATCATCCGCACAACCTTCATGATTTCCGGCGTGGTGACGCGCAGACCTGCCTTGAATTCCGAATGGATGCCGAGGTCTTTGAGCATGCTGGAGATTTGCGGGCCGCCACCGTGGACGACAATCGGATGCATGCCGACCTGACGCAGAAAGACCATATCCTGCGCAAAGCAGCGTTTCAGGTGTTCGTCGACCATCGCGTTGCCGCCGTATTTGACGACAATGCGTTGGCCTGCGAATTCCTCGAGCCACGGCAACGCTTCGATCAGTACCTCGGCCTTCTGTTCGTCCTTCAAGTCATGATGCACATCAAAATCCGCACTGGTGGCATCCGTTCCCGTTTTCGCAGCGATCTGATTGCTTGCCATTCTCTCCCCAATCTTTTCTATCAAGTACAAGTCGTGCACTTTTCCTCGGAAGAAAATAAAGTGCACAGGTTAGAATCAAAAATCCGTATGGAATTCAGAGAAATTTGTGCACTTTTTATTGAGTCCTTAAAAAGTGCACGGCTTGACCATCAGGATTCGTAGTCGGCATTGATATGCACGTATTCGTGGGTAAGGTCGTCGGTCCAGACCGTTGCGGTTTCCGTGCCATAGTTGAGGTTGATGTCGATATCCACTTCTCGCGCGTCCATCTTGACTTCCGAGCGATCGACCCCGGCGCCGCCGTGTTCGCAAACGCGGACACCGTTGATATCCACCGTCACTTCCTTTGCGTCGTAAGCAGCAACATTCACCGGAACAGTGCCAAGAGAGCTCACGATACGTCCCCAGTTCGGATCGTTGCCGTAGATGGCGCATTTGAGTAGATTTGAACCCGCCACAGCCCGCGCACAGGCCAACGCGGCGCCCTCAGTTTCAGCTCCGCTTACCCTGACCTTGATATCGTGACTGGAGCCTTCGCCGTCGCCGATAATCTGACGGGCGAGACTGGCGCAGGCGTCATGAATCAATCCGGCGAACTCATCGCGATCCGGCGTGACACCCGAGGCACCGGAAGCGAGCAGCAACACCGTGTCGTTGGTGGACATGCATCCGTCCACGTCGATGCGGTTGAATGATTTGTCAGTGGCACTAGCCAAAACATCGTGCAACTGCGAAGCGTCGACCACGGCATCAGTGGTGATGACGCAGAGCATCGTGGCCAGCTGCGGTGCGATCATACCCGAACCCTTGACCATACCGCCCACGCGGTAACCGGAACCCTCGAACTTTACCGTTTTCGGTTTCGTGTCGGTGGTCATGATGGCTGTGGCCGCGTCGACGCCAGCAGCAACGTCGTCGCTCAACGCCGAAGCCGCTTGCTCGATACCATCCAGCACATTATCCAAAGGTAACAGCTCGCCTATCAGCCCCGTTGAACACACCGCAATGTCATTGGCCGCGAAAGAAGGCTCAGCATTTGCGACAATGGTTTCGTTCGAATTTCGAGTCGGAACACCGTTCTCAAACCCTTGTGCTGCCAAGCTTTCTGGAGCGCCACTATCAGAATCCGCCGTGATGCTATTCAATACCTGAGCTGCCTTGACTGCCGTCGCTTTGCTCTGCTTCAGCCCTGCCTCACCGGTGCAGGCGTTGGCGCCGCCGGAGTTGAGCACGACCGCTTTGATATGTCCGTCGGCGACTGCTTTACGCGACCATTGCACCGGAGCCGCACAGAAACGGTTCGAGGTGAATACCCCTGCAGCGGCATCAAGTGGACCGCTATTGAACACCAAGGCCAAATCGCTTTTCGCTTTGTTGGCTGAGATACCGGCGTTGACGCCGGCGGCCGAAAAGCCTTTTGCAAATGTCACGCTCATGGCGCCACCCCAATCGTTGTCAGTCCTTGATCTTCTGATAGTCCGAGCGCGATGTTCAGCGATTGCACCGCCTGCCCGGCCGTTCCACGGTTCAGATTGTCGATGGCCGCAAAACCATAGAGCCGCTTGGCGTTGCGGTCAATGGCAACCTGGACTTGCGCCTCATTGGAACCCAGCACATTCGCCGTAGCAGGCATGTCGCCGGCATCCAGCAATTCGATGAACCGCTGGCCTTGATACGCTTCGGCGAAAACCCCGCGGATACTTTCATCACTCATCGCCTCGCCTTTGTCGCTGAGCTTGGCTGAGACTACCGCAAGAATGCCCCGCGCCATCGGCACCAGTATCGGCGTGAAACCGACGCTGATAGGCTTGGCTATTCCATTGGACAAAAAAGTATTCCCTTCTTGACCGGCTACGATCTCGGCACCGTTTTCGACAGCGGTTTCAGCCGTTTCAACTACTTTGCTTGGATATGGCCGGATACCTGACGAGCTGGTATGTCCCTCACTATCTGTATCGGCACAAGCGGCATGCGCAAGATTCTGCACGATTTCCGGGATGTGGCGATGAACACCGCCAACCGAATACGGCGTCGCGGAACCAAACGCCTCCGCCGCCAACAGATTCGGGCGTTTGAGGTTCTTACCGGCTCCTGAGTATCCGACGGCAAGATCGGCGACAATGTCATCGGTCTCCACAAGCCCTTGCGCCAAAGCTGGCTGGAAAGCCAAGGTGACCGCGGTGACGTTGCATCCTGGTCCGGCAATCAATGAGGCACCGCGTAATTTTTCACGTTGATGCTGATATCCGCCGCTGGCATCTTTGCCCACAATCAGTTCCGGCATACCGTAAACCCAAGGCTCGTGAAAGTCGCCGCCGTAATATTGTGCCCAGGCATCGCCGGATTCAAGCCTGTGGTCGGCTCCCAAATCGACCATCGCGCAATTGGCATGGAGCTTTTCGGCCAACGCGCCCGACACTCCGTGTGGCAAAGCGAGAACGATGACATCATGGCCATTAAGCGCTTCCGGCGTCGTGGATTCGATGACCATGTCCTTAAGAGACGGGATATGCGGCATATGCTTGCCAAGCTTGTCGTCGGTCGATGAATCCCCGGTCACTGTGGTCACTTCAAACGCCGGATGTGCGACGAGTATCCGCAGCATCTCTCCCCCGGCGTATCCGCTGGCTCCAGCCACCGCCACCGTATATTTGCTCATGGGCATCACCTTTCTTGAAGATGATGCTAGACTACATATATTCAGTGGTATGAATAGTTATACATCCAAATAGTGGACACTTTTGAAGAAGAATTATCGTTTTTAACGAATCAAAATAAAACAAAAACCATTACGTTCTCAAAGTTTGTAAAGCCTGAACCGAAACCGACGTAATGAAAAATCAAGCCAAAACGTCCCTGACCATTCTCATGAAGAGGAACGTTCTGGAATAGCCAATTTTCTCAAACCCCAATGCCAGACACCAAAGCCCCAAACCTACGCATGTACCGAGCCGTCACTGCCGACACCGCTGGAACCGCCGGAACCCGAACCATATTGATTCATCAACTGCTGCGAAAGCTCGTTGACGTTGATGCCCTTGGAAAACAGCCAGAACGAAAAAACCGTCGTAATGACGCCAAGCACCATGCACACGGTGGCCGCCCAGAAACCCTTCATGTGATATTTCTTGGTGCGCCACATCGAAACCGCGCCAGTGATGGCAGGCAGGAACGGCATGATCGGCAAAAACAGCAGCACAATCGAAATGATTGCCCACGGATCCCAATGACCTTTCAATGGGTTCTGAGCCGGGTCATTCATATCGATGCCGTTGCGGATATCCGGCTGATAGCCAGGAGTGCCGGGCGCACCAGGCATGGCCGGACCATTGTTGTACGGCTGGTCAAACGGATTATTGGAATTATTCGGATTGTTACCGTAATTGTTGGACGAGCGGTTCGGACCACCGTAAGGCGTATTACTGCGAAAACCCTGATTACCTTGGTAAGTGCCCGCAGCATTGCCATATCCGCTGCCCATTTGCTGGTTGGGTTGGCCACCCTGCGCATTCATTTGAGGATTCTGCTGGTTCTGGTTTTTGGGCTTCTCTTCAGGCTTGCCGTAAACGTAGGGATTGTATTGCGGAGGAAATTGGCTGGCCATCGCCCCATATTCCGGGACCTTCATTTGGCCGTATTCCGGCTGAACCGGATTGGCTGTGTCATTGTTGGATTTCGTTGCCAAGTTCGGAACGTCCGTGCGATGCGTTCCCTGCGGAATTTGGCCCGTAGAAGGAGCGGCATTAGACGACGGATTTTCGTGAGCTGTGCCATTCTGATCGAGAGGATTTTCAGGTTCGTTCATCTTGCCACTCCAAAATCAAGTAGATAATTTGCGGAGTCTGCGAACCTTTTCAGTACACAGACTCCGCATTGTCCAATTTGTATCGGTTTTCTTGGGCCGACTACTAGGCACGCAATTGCGCACCAATCGCTTCTGTCTTATCGACAATAGCCTTGCGGATGGCCTCCGTGTCGTCGCTGGTAAGCGTCTTATCCGGAGAGCGGAAAGTGACGGAGTAGGCAAGGGACTTCTGATGCTCGCCGATCTGGTCGCCGGAGAACACGTCGAAGAGTTCGATGGACTCGAGATTGTCGCCTGCGGCATTCTCGATGACCTGCTGCAATTGCGCAGCGGTGACCGTGTCGGGAACGGTGAAAGCGAGGTCCTGCTTGACCGGCGGGAACGTCGAAATCGGCTTGGCCTGCACCGGCTTACCGCTCAGTGTGGCGAAGAGGGCGGTCAGGTTCAATTC
This window encodes:
- a CDS encoding bifunctional ornithine acetyltransferase/N-acetylglutamate synthase, with product MSVTFAKGFSAAGVNAGISANKAKSDLALVFNSGPLDAAAGVFTSNRFCAAPVQWSRKAVADGHIKAVVLNSGGANACTGEAGLKQSKATAVKAAQVLNSITADSDSGAPESLAAQGFENGVPTRNSNETIVANAEPSFAANDIAVCSTGLIGELLPLDNVLDGIEQAASALSDDVAAGVDAATAIMTTDTKPKTVKFEGSGYRVGGMVKGSGMIAPQLATMLCVITTDAVVDASQLHDVLASATDKSFNRIDVDGCMSTNDTVLLLASGASGVTPDRDEFAGLIHDACASLARQIIGDGEGSSHDIKVRVSGAETEGAALACARAVAGSNLLKCAIYGNDPNWGRIVSSLGTVPVNVAAYDAKEVTVDINGVRVCEHGGAGVDRSEVKMDAREVDIDINLNYGTETATVWTDDLTHEYVHINADYES